AACTTTGGCACCAAATTCATAAGCCTGTTCCACAAGATTATATAAATGCATGACTTGAACCACTTCTTCTGGTGTCCAATCTGATTCTAAAGGATAGCTATAGTTAGTTTGCATAAATACTCCTAAATTTAAGTCAATTTTAGCAAAATTGACATTTTTATTATCAACCATTATAGCGCATTTTTTTAGCCCCTGTCGAATCGTTTTGACAACTGGATACAAAAAGGGCCGTCATAATTCATGACGACCCCTCCAGTATTAGATGTGAATTGGTAAGCCTAATGCTAATTCAGCGTCATCCATAATTGCTTCACTTAACGTTGGATGTGGGTGAATTGTTAAAGCTAAATCTTCCGCGTTCATCCCTGATTCAACCGCCAGGGTTAATTCTGAGATTAAATCGCTAGCGCCAACACCCGCTACTTGAGCACCAAGCAACGTATTATCATCAGTATTCGTTACTAAGCGCACAAAACCGTCAGTTTCAGCCAACGACAACGCACGACCATTAGCAGCAAATGGGAATTTAAAGCCTTTAGCGTTATAACCTTTTTCTTTTGCTTCAGCAACTGTTAAACCAGTGGTTGCCAATTCTGGATCGGTATAACAAACTGCTGGCATTGCTTTGTAGTCCACAACCACTTTCTTACCAGCAATTGCTTCGGCAGCAATTTTAGCTTCATAACTCGCTTTATGGGCAAGCGCTGCACCGGCAACAATATCGCCAATGGCATAAATACCTTTGATATTCGTTTGACCTTGTTGATCGACTTCAATTAAACCACGATCACCCATTTTAATACCAGCTTGTTCTAAGCCCATGTCATCGGTATTAGGACGACGACCAACGGTTACCATGACATAATCGGCAACCAATTGTTCTTCCTTACCACCAACTTCATATTTAACTGTTACATTTTGATCAGTTTCGATTGATTCTTTAGCCATGGCGCCAGTGATTACATCAACACCTTTAGCCTTGAAATTTTTCGTTACAAGTTGCACCATGTCTTTTTCGAAGTTCGGTAAAATTGAATCCGTTCCTTCAAGAATTGTTACATGGGCACCTAAGTTAGCATACGCACCAGCTAATTCAGAGCCGATATAGCCCCCGCCAATCACGACTAATTCCTTAGGCACTTCCGTTAAGTTCAAACCACCCGTTGAATCAATCACGCGTTTATTGAACTTAAAGCCCTTAATTTCAATTGGTCGACTACCAGTTGCGATGATTAAGTTCTTGAAACTATAGGTTTGCGCACTTTCTTCTTTAATGACGCGTAAACTGTGTTCATCAACTAAAAAGGCAGAGCCATCAAGAACATCAATCTTATGTTTTTTAAACAACATTGAAATGCCGCCTGTTAATTTTTCGACAACTTGGTGTTGCTTCCAATCTTGTGTCTTTGCAAAATCAAGCGTGGCCCCCGTTGTTGAAACTCCGAAGACTTCAGAATTCTTAGCTTCTTGCAAACGATGACCTGCAGAGATTAAGGCTTTAGAAGGGATACAGCCCACGTTCAAACAAATCCCACCGATATTTTCACGTTCAATAACCGTAACTTTTTGACCCATTTCAGCAGCTCGAATGGCGGCCACATAGCCCCCAGGTCCAGAACCAATAACGACAGTTTCTAATTCAATTGCAAAATCACCTACAACCATTTTTAAATCATCCTTCCATCAATAGTAGCTCTGGATCAGCTAATAATTCTTTTAATTCGTTCATCGCACGTTGCGCAGTCCCACCATCAATCAAACGGTGATCAAATGATAAGGATAATTTCAAGACTTTACCAACTGCGAGTTCGCCATCTTCATTAACAATTGGTTCTGTGCCGATACGCCCGACCCCGAGGATCGCCACTTCAGGATAGTTAACAACTGGTGTAAACCAGCCACCACCAATTGAACCGATGTTACTAATCGTCATCGAACCGCCACTCATTTCAGCCGGTTTCAACTTGTTGTCCAAAGCTTTTTGCGTATTTTCGCCAATTTCCTTAGCGATAGCAAAAATACTCTTGCTGTCGGCATCTTTAATGTTTGGTACATAAAGGCCGTGATCAGTATCGGTTGCAATGCCGACATTGATATAGTGTTTATAAACGATTTCGCTTGTTGTGTCATCAATTGAGGCGTTCAACGTTGGGAAATCACGTAATACAGTTACTAAAGCTTTAACAATGTATGGTAAGAAGGTTAACTTAATATCTTTCTTAGCAGCAACATCCTTAAATTTCTTACGATGGGTCATTAATTTAGAAACTTCAACTTCATCAAATAATGTCACGTGTGGTGCAGTATGCTTGCTTGTCACCATTGCTTTAGCAATTGCTTTTCGTGTTGGTGACATCTTTTCACGTGTTTCAAGTTCTGGTGTTGCTGATTCATAAGGTTTAACGGCTACTGCTGGTTCAGGTGTCG
This DNA window, taken from Latilactobacillus sakei, encodes the following:
- the lpdA gene encoding dihydrolipoyl dehydrogenase, with amino-acid sequence MVVGDFAIELETVVIGSGPGGYVAAIRAAEMGQKVTVIERENIGGICLNVGCIPSKALISAGHRLQEAKNSEVFGVSTTGATLDFAKTQDWKQHQVVEKLTGGISMLFKKHKIDVLDGSAFLVDEHSLRVIKEESAQTYSFKNLIIATGSRPIEIKGFKFNKRVIDSTGGLNLTEVPKELVVIGGGYIGSELAGAYANLGAHVTILEGTDSILPNFEKDMVQLVTKNFKAKGVDVITGAMAKESIETDQNVTVKYEVGGKEEQLVADYVMVTVGRRPNTDDMGLEQAGIKMGDRGLIEVDQQGQTNIKGIYAIGDIVAGAALAHKASYEAKIAAEAIAGKKVVVDYKAMPAVCYTDPELATTGLTVAEAKEKGYNAKGFKFPFAANGRALSLAETDGFVRLVTNTDDNTLLGAQVAGVGASDLISELTLAVESGMNAEDLALTIHPHPTLSEAIMDDAELALGLPIHI